Proteins encoded within one genomic window of Bacteroides sedimenti:
- a CDS encoding glycoside hydrolase family 16 protein, with protein MKKMLTILISLSCMFMSCSKEPDNSLTPAHILSNYHLAWSDEFDGSSVDLSKWNYRAENTVRNYATVSRNTISMDGKGNVSLKVTKDNSGKYFVGQLGTQGIYETTYGYFECRAKMNAQIGPHVAFWLQSAEMGKVGDPVKNGTEIDVFEYHRKTPGTVYHNLHWDGYGVDHKTTGKQIPVAAIGAGFHTFGLEWTKDAYIFYVDGEETWRSSSAVSQHKEYLILSTELTGWGGDPALGNFPDEVLFDYVRVYKSNY; from the coding sequence ATGAAAAAGATGTTGACAATACTAATTTCTCTGTCATGTATGTTTATGTCATGCAGTAAAGAACCAGATAATTCCTTAACTCCGGCTCATATTTTATCCAATTACCATTTGGCATGGAGCGATGAGTTCGATGGAAGTAGTGTAGACTTGTCCAAATGGAATTATAGGGCAGAAAATACAGTCCGTAATTATGCCACTGTTTCACGCAATACCATTTCAATGGATGGAAAAGGTAATGTATCGTTGAAAGTGACTAAAGATAACTCAGGGAAATATTTTGTAGGACAATTAGGTACCCAGGGTATCTATGAAACTACTTATGGATATTTCGAATGCCGTGCCAAAATGAATGCTCAAATCGGGCCGCATGTAGCTTTTTGGCTTCAATCGGCAGAGATGGGGAAGGTTGGCGATCCGGTAAAGAATGGTACTGAAATAGATGTTTTTGAATATCATCGTAAAACTCCTGGAACAGTTTATCATAACCTTCATTGGGATGGATATGGTGTTGACCACAAAACAACAGGCAAACAAATTCCAGTTGCTGCGATTGGTGCCGGATTTCATACTTTTGGGCTGGAATGGACCAAGGATGCCTATATTTTTTATGTGGATGGTGAAGAAACATGGCGATCATCATCGGCTGTTTCACAACATAAAGAATATCTGATCCTTTCAACCGAACTTACCGGTTGGGGAGGCGATCCGGCACTGGGTAATTTCCCCGATGAGGTTTTATTCGATTATGTCAGGGTATATAAATCAAATTATTAA
- a CDS encoding glycosyl hydrolase family 95 catalytic domain-containing protein has translation MRLYRVKLIAIPFILMLFSFNLIAGTKPLAVNINWPEFMNKQDLYWNVLPKSWDEGPFLGNGLLGVQIYEEPNENYIRFEVGNSNVHDHRTGEDLFNRPRLLIGHFALTPVGKIIGGEMRLDLWNAEARGTIKTSKGSISFRSIVHAHEMGIITDVTFTGDESGFRWEWKPANADSPRYLFSQTPASYFKKPEGYISNPQPIINIQNGGGVCVQPLLEKGQTATAWKEISAQKERTLYVNISHSYPENNAQSLAVNAVERISKMKENKLVQSHRKWWHKYYPASFLSLPDAKMENFYWIQMYKLASATRADRALIDNTGPWLTVTPWPNAWWNLNVQLTYWALNPSNRTELGASLENALYGNIQNLIMNVPELYRYNSAGIGRSSDFSNVSPVGEPGKLTSTPEVGLLTWACHNLWLLYRFKMDDQLLKEKLFPLLKKSVNYYLHFLKEDNDGKLHLPTTYSPEYGVAEDCNFDLALLRWGCETLLNTCSRLSISDELIPRWKEVLDKLTDYPIDTNGFMIGRNTPYEKSHRHYSHLLSIYPLYLTNIEKEGNKELIERSLNYWQSKKGHHEGYSLTGASSISSAIGNGNDALFYLNGLFSKFLRPNTMYKEAGPVIETPLSGAQSIHDMLIQSWGGKIRIFPAVPDKWNDIVFHNFRTEGAFLTSARRENGKTTFIRIKSLAGEPCIFISDMITPSFKGARKFKLTNLAKGIFSIDLKKNEEIVLFPKGTEPILDINPINKGTHEQNNFGIRKINNSFSCF, from the coding sequence ATGCGTCTATACCGTGTAAAACTAATTGCAATTCCTTTTATTCTTATGCTGTTTTCCTTTAATCTGATTGCTGGTACAAAGCCACTTGCGGTCAATATTAACTGGCCTGAATTTATGAACAAGCAGGATCTATATTGGAATGTGCTTCCTAAAAGCTGGGATGAAGGGCCTTTTTTAGGCAATGGCCTTTTAGGTGTCCAAATCTATGAAGAACCAAACGAAAATTACATTCGTTTTGAAGTAGGTAACAGCAATGTACATGACCATCGAACCGGTGAAGATTTATTTAATAGACCACGCCTACTTATCGGACATTTTGCATTGACACCTGTTGGTAAGATTATTGGTGGTGAAATGCGTCTTGATTTATGGAATGCTGAAGCCAGAGGCACAATAAAAACATCCAAAGGAAGCATCAGTTTTCGTTCCATTGTGCATGCACACGAAATGGGAATCATAACTGATGTAACATTTACGGGCGATGAGTCTGGGTTCAGATGGGAGTGGAAGCCAGCAAACGCAGACAGTCCCCGGTATTTATTTTCGCAAACACCTGCTTCCTATTTTAAAAAGCCTGAAGGATACATTTCAAATCCGCAACCAATCATCAATATACAAAATGGAGGTGGGGTATGTGTACAGCCATTGCTAGAGAAAGGACAAACAGCTACTGCCTGGAAAGAAATATCTGCTCAAAAAGAGCGAACTCTATATGTGAACATCTCGCATAGTTATCCTGAAAACAACGCACAAAGTCTGGCTGTCAATGCAGTTGAAAGGATCAGTAAAATGAAGGAGAACAAGTTGGTTCAATCGCACCGCAAATGGTGGCACAAGTATTATCCGGCAAGTTTTCTAAGTTTACCTGATGCTAAAATGGAGAATTTCTATTGGATACAGATGTATAAACTGGCATCTGCTACACGGGCAGATAGAGCATTAATAGATAATACGGGACCATGGCTCACAGTTACTCCCTGGCCTAATGCCTGGTGGAACCTGAACGTACAGCTCACCTATTGGGCGCTTAATCCCTCAAATCGAACTGAGCTTGGAGCCTCTTTGGAAAATGCATTGTATGGGAATATCCAAAATCTGATTATGAATGTGCCTGAACTTTATAGGTACAATTCTGCCGGAATTGGGCGCTCTTCCGATTTCTCAAATGTGAGTCCGGTCGGAGAACCCGGTAAGTTGACATCCACCCCTGAAGTTGGCCTTTTGACTTGGGCCTGTCATAATTTGTGGCTGTTGTATCGCTTTAAAATGGACGACCAGTTGTTGAAAGAGAAACTATTCCCATTGCTGAAAAAGTCGGTGAACTACTATTTGCATTTCTTAAAGGAAGACAATGATGGTAAATTACACCTTCCAACAACCTATTCTCCTGAATATGGCGTAGCAGAAGATTGCAATTTTGACTTGGCATTATTGCGTTGGGGGTGCGAAACACTGCTAAATACATGTTCGCGGTTAAGCATTTCTGATGAGCTAATTCCCAGATGGAAAGAAGTGCTCGACAAGCTGACTGATTATCCAATCGATACTAATGGATTTATGATTGGAAGGAATACTCCTTACGAAAAATCACATCGACATTATTCGCATTTGCTGTCAATTTATCCTCTTTATCTAACGAACATTGAAAAAGAGGGCAATAAAGAACTAATTGAAAGATCTTTAAATTATTGGCAAAGCAAAAAGGGGCATCATGAAGGATATTCTTTAACGGGAGCTTCGTCTATATCTTCAGCTATTGGCAACGGAAACGATGCACTATTCTACTTAAACGGTTTGTTTAGTAAATTTCTGCGTCCAAATACGATGTATAAAGAAGCAGGGCCGGTTATTGAGACCCCTTTATCCGGAGCACAGTCCATACATGATATGCTAATTCAAAGCTGGGGTGGAAAGATAAGAATATTTCCTGCTGTCCCTGATAAATGGAATGACATTGTTTTTCATAATTTCCGCACTGAAGGGGCCTTCTTGACGAGTGCACGTCGAGAAAATGGGAAAACAACCTTTATCCGAATCAAAAGTCTGGCTGGCGAGCCTTGTATCTTCATATCAGATATGATAACGCCCTCATTTAAAGGTGCCCGAAAGTTTAAACTTACCAATCTGGCAAAAGGGATATTTTCAATCGATTTAAAAAAGAATGAGGAGATTGTTTTATTCCCAAAAGGAACAGAGCCAATTTTGGATATTAATCCAATAAATAAAGGCACTCATGAACAAAATAACTTTGGCATCCGAAAAATAAATAATAGTTTTTCTTGTTTCTAA
- a CDS encoding RagB/SusD family nutrient uptake outer membrane protein yields MKRIIYISAAIISLMSTTMGCTELLDTAPNDRISQNVMWSTEDLVDQGVIGVYYSLQRPINGNQIIGSSADIGYYGFEGYGMTGQGEYGLDNLFTAGVNPGNTRFAFHWRWSYSGIHRANAAIAQIPKAPIKEEKKARLIAECKILRAFFYMRLNEIYGREGLGVPLYTEPVNPSDLTRGQSPEADVWRQIIQDLTDAINEPNLKNNDIKGEGRVSRGAAYTLRGRAYLLTKEYAKAAADFAEVSKQGYGLYSNYKNLFKVAQERCEEMIMSVQYIEDPTGYGTGIQKFTAAFQQGSQDSRGCWTDLQVTPALVNLYEVVLDANTVKPFKWEDYFANWNEISGDGTTTANRKIYFLRDSKINGQEISATLVSKPVNNELAKLPTNIQALYLPEGNEARLKKAYENRDPRLAMNVVTPYANFYGVNSNSTAAGWYTYRFPVAGKYYFDQTNAEPNANKNLPASYYTSGSCNAQAEFKYINRKFVGEGLEYLRREQNPVDEPIIRYADVLLMWAEALVELNDLQGAMAKVKLVRDRAGVPTMAASFADQVTARNYVRDERRRELVGEGVNFFDEMRWKTLKETKYNQVNAQHAWGGTENTGGTTYQWPGDFFYTWPVPRTEVEMNPNLTKTPGWIY; encoded by the coding sequence ATGAAAAGAATAATTTATATTTCAGCTGCTATCATATCCCTTATGAGTACAACGATGGGGTGTACTGAATTGCTTGATACAGCTCCCAATGATAGAATATCACAAAATGTTATGTGGTCAACTGAAGATTTGGTTGATCAGGGAGTAATTGGTGTTTACTACTCACTTCAACGGCCCATCAATGGGAATCAAATTATTGGTTCGAGTGCAGATATCGGTTACTATGGATTCGAAGGGTATGGAATGACCGGACAAGGTGAATATGGACTCGATAATTTATTTACAGCAGGTGTAAATCCCGGGAACACGCGGTTCGCCTTCCATTGGAGGTGGTCTTATTCGGGTATACATAGAGCCAATGCCGCTATTGCACAAATTCCAAAGGCACCTATCAAAGAGGAGAAAAAGGCTCGCTTGATAGCCGAATGTAAAATTCTGCGTGCGTTCTTCTACATGCGACTCAATGAGATTTACGGTCGCGAAGGTTTAGGCGTGCCTCTTTACACTGAGCCTGTCAATCCCTCCGATTTGACTCGTGGACAAAGCCCTGAGGCTGATGTGTGGAGGCAAATCATTCAAGATCTGACCGATGCAATCAACGAACCTAACCTGAAAAACAACGATATAAAAGGAGAGGGACGCGTTAGTAGGGGAGCTGCATACACATTGCGCGGACGTGCTTACTTGCTGACTAAGGAATATGCCAAAGCTGCTGCAGACTTTGCTGAAGTTAGTAAACAGGGGTATGGACTGTATTCAAATTACAAGAATCTTTTCAAAGTAGCTCAGGAACGCTGCGAAGAAATGATTATGAGCGTGCAATACATTGAAGATCCTACAGGATATGGAACCGGAATTCAAAAATTTACAGCAGCCTTTCAACAAGGATCGCAAGATTCCAGAGGATGTTGGACTGACTTGCAAGTGACACCGGCTCTTGTCAATCTGTATGAAGTGGTGTTGGATGCAAACACCGTCAAACCTTTCAAATGGGAAGATTATTTTGCTAACTGGAATGAAATCAGCGGTGACGGCACAACCACGGCCAACCGCAAAATCTATTTCTTACGCGACTCTAAAATCAACGGACAAGAGATCTCTGCAACATTGGTTTCAAAGCCTGTTAATAACGAATTGGCAAAGCTGCCCACCAATATTCAGGCTCTTTATTTGCCTGAAGGCAATGAAGCACGCCTGAAAAAAGCGTACGAAAATCGCGATCCCCGTTTGGCCATGAATGTGGTGACTCCTTATGCTAATTTCTATGGAGTCAATAGTAACTCAACCGCTGCGGGATGGTACACGTATCGCTTTCCAGTGGCTGGGAAGTATTATTTTGATCAGACCAATGCCGAACCCAATGCCAACAAAAACTTGCCAGCCAGCTACTATACTTCGGGTTCTTGCAATGCACAAGCCGAGTTTAAGTATATTAACCGTAAGTTTGTAGGCGAAGGATTGGAATATTTACGTAGGGAACAAAATCCTGTTGACGAACCCATCATCCGATATGCCGATGTTTTACTGATGTGGGCTGAAGCATTGGTAGAGCTAAATGATTTGCAAGGGGCAATGGCTAAGGTAAAATTAGTACGTGACAGAGCTGGTGTACCAACTATGGCTGCTTCGTTTGCCGATCAGGTTACTGCACGCAACTATGTGCGTGATGAGCGCCGACGCGAACTAGTGGGAGAAGGTGTTAACTTCTTCGATGAAATGCGTTGGAAAACATTAAAGGAGACGAAGTACAACCAAGTAAATGCCCAACACGCATGGGGTGGTACGGAAAACACCGGTGGTACAACATACCAGTGGCCGGGAGATTTCTTCTACACATGGCCGGTACCGAGAACTGAAGTGGAAATGAACCCCAATCTCACTAAAACGCCGGGTTGGATATACTAA
- a CDS encoding SusC/RagA family TonB-linked outer membrane protein, which translates to MAQTNEQKVTLNLRNVSLVEVFSAIEKQTTYRFAYRNVVVDKKKDVTVSKSDASVKSVLDAILPSKGLQYYVISDKSIVISAGKENEARTPGKKKQVTGIIKDEKGEPIIGANVTEKGTTNGVTSDVNGNFSLNVSENSELLVGYIGYNSQKIPVAGKNFFTVKMEEKSQTLDEVVVVGYGSQKKVNLSGAVATVSADKLEARPISNLSAALEGLAPGVRITQGSGNPGSESVSIQMRGITSTNGSSPLILVDGAPADMSVLNSEDVESISFLKDAAASAIYGSRAGSGVILVTTKKGKKEKPKVTFSTLFAQTKPITDLTFMSNTADWMDLHNIARKNASPTSGNDYAQSTIDDWRTANANPNGTYTNPVTGQTIPNWLAYPNTDWAQILFRPSYYSKHNIQVAGGSETTNYMLSIGYQSNPGTLKNTGMDRFNIRANVETKIGKLFTFGTQTWATKEYKDPGSTSMTYLLQAFPGMTPEYNGKYGASEDPNTTQKDNILQQVAAQGGKNEYTRINTTWYSTVNLPLKGLVGEARFNYNEYMLQNETHSQFLPKYSFRESFEIPKEGLSTLDQATTSRYSYGSKAYTANLLLRYNNTFGKHNISALAGYEQYWTQSSGFSATQKGLLDWNVNDITSGANMESIGGDPKQGYAMLSYFGRVGYSYEGKYILEINSRSDISSRFAPGNRGSFFPSASVAWRISEEGFYEPIKPYVSYLKLRGSYGSLGNVVSGNYAWQALYGQVNNVFNEKVANGVIQQTQQNLTLSWEKVYTMNFGLDARFLDDRLGAEIDFYQRKTSDMLGDVPSYLTLGNGISAQKANMYAMCNNGVELNLTWTDRIKDFKYSVGLNATYNKNELTKYNGALTYAYDETTKDAWGNPGVWRYTNLGKASTGGDTRRAETHMIDEWYLHKPYQGSGSYYNTDGTVNPAGGPKDGMIRTKADLDWVNSMIAAGYSFNQKKVGPEAANIWYGQILMSDENSDGIYGGTDDKVFTGKSTTPKWIFGLNLNAEWKGFDLSMNWSARVGSYHYINDRGANGSILSNTGDTMPADAWNMFYFYDAVAAYNDFKGLGAAYDPATDPNAKINAKYPRLLTGSSIMTSNTLYLYNTSYLKLQSLQIGYSLPKKWLASSGISNMRIFMAGENLLTIKSKDFPGVDPELGSSLVVYPIARLLSGGVTVTF; encoded by the coding sequence ATGGCGCAGACAAACGAGCAAAAGGTAACCTTGAATCTGAGAAATGTTTCGCTTGTCGAAGTATTCTCTGCTATTGAAAAACAAACAACCTATCGTTTTGCTTACAGAAATGTAGTTGTTGACAAGAAAAAGGATGTGACAGTTTCTAAGAGTGATGCTTCTGTTAAGTCGGTCTTGGATGCAATATTGCCATCAAAAGGTTTGCAATATTATGTTATATCCGATAAGTCAATTGTTATCTCGGCGGGAAAAGAAAATGAAGCGCGTACTCCAGGTAAGAAAAAACAAGTAACAGGAATAATTAAAGATGAAAAAGGCGAACCGATTATTGGTGCAAATGTTACCGAAAAAGGTACTACCAATGGTGTGACATCCGATGTAAATGGAAATTTTTCATTGAATGTTTCTGAGAACTCAGAATTGCTGGTTGGCTATATTGGTTATAACTCTCAGAAAATACCAGTTGCCGGTAAGAATTTCTTTACTGTCAAAATGGAAGAAAAATCTCAGACGCTGGATGAAGTGGTAGTGGTTGGCTACGGTTCTCAAAAGAAAGTGAATCTTTCCGGAGCTGTAGCGACTGTCTCAGCCGATAAGTTGGAAGCCCGACCCATCTCGAACTTGTCAGCTGCACTAGAAGGACTTGCTCCTGGTGTACGCATTACACAAGGTAGTGGTAACCCTGGTAGTGAAAGTGTTTCTATTCAGATGCGTGGAATAACCTCCACGAATGGTAGTTCTCCATTGATATTGGTTGATGGTGCACCGGCCGATATGAGTGTGTTGAACTCCGAAGATGTTGAAAGTATCTCTTTCTTGAAAGATGCTGCTGCATCCGCCATATATGGTTCTAGAGCAGGTTCGGGTGTTATCCTCGTTACGACTAAGAAAGGCAAAAAAGAGAAACCAAAGGTGACTTTCTCAACTTTGTTTGCTCAAACCAAACCGATTACAGATTTGACTTTCATGTCGAATACTGCAGATTGGATGGATCTGCATAACATTGCCCGGAAGAACGCTTCTCCTACATCGGGTAACGACTATGCACAAAGTACCATAGATGATTGGAGAACGGCTAATGCCAATCCCAATGGAACGTACACAAACCCTGTGACCGGACAAACCATTCCCAACTGGTTGGCATATCCAAACACAGACTGGGCACAGATATTGTTCCGGCCCAGCTATTATTCTAAACACAATATACAGGTAGCCGGTGGTAGCGAAACTACTAACTATATGCTGTCAATAGGCTATCAGAGCAACCCGGGTACATTGAAAAATACAGGAATGGACCGCTTCAATATCCGTGCCAATGTTGAAACCAAAATCGGTAAATTGTTCACTTTTGGAACACAGACATGGGCTACTAAAGAATACAAAGATCCGGGCAGTACCTCAATGACTTATTTGTTGCAGGCATTTCCTGGAATGACTCCTGAGTATAATGGGAAATATGGTGCTAGTGAAGATCCAAACACTACTCAGAAAGACAATATTCTGCAACAAGTTGCGGCACAGGGTGGAAAAAATGAATACACCCGCATCAATACGACCTGGTACAGCACGGTCAATTTGCCATTGAAGGGATTAGTTGGAGAGGCTCGTTTCAACTACAACGAATATATGCTCCAGAATGAGACTCACTCACAATTTTTACCCAAATACAGCTTCCGCGAGAGCTTCGAAATTCCGAAGGAAGGTTTGTCAACACTCGATCAGGCTACTACCAGCCGCTATTCATATGGTTCGAAAGCCTATACAGCCAACTTGTTGTTGCGTTACAATAATACTTTTGGAAAACACAATATATCTGCATTGGCTGGTTATGAACAATATTGGACTCAATCATCAGGCTTCAGCGCTACACAGAAAGGCTTGCTCGATTGGAATGTAAACGATATTACTTCGGGGGCAAACATGGAGTCTATCGGTGGTGATCCGAAACAGGGATATGCCATGCTCTCTTACTTTGGTCGTGTTGGATATAGTTATGAAGGTAAGTACATCCTCGAAATCAATTCCCGTTCGGATATTTCTTCTCGCTTTGCGCCTGGAAATCGCGGAAGTTTCTTCCCATCCGCATCTGTTGCATGGCGAATCAGTGAAGAAGGCTTCTATGAGCCAATCAAACCTTATGTCAGTTATTTGAAGTTGAGAGGGTCTTATGGCTCGTTGGGAAATGTTGTTTCGGGTAACTATGCATGGCAAGCTTTATATGGACAAGTGAACAATGTATTCAATGAGAAAGTAGCCAATGGTGTGATACAGCAAACACAACAGAACTTAACCCTCTCATGGGAAAAGGTGTACACCATGAATTTTGGTCTTGATGCTCGTTTCCTCGATGATCGTTTGGGTGCTGAAATTGATTTTTATCAACGTAAAACAAGTGATATGTTGGGCGATGTGCCCAGTTATCTAACATTGGGAAATGGTATCTCTGCACAAAAGGCTAACATGTATGCCATGTGTAATAACGGTGTTGAACTGAACCTGACTTGGACTGACAGGATCAAAGATTTTAAGTATAGCGTAGGATTGAATGCAACTTACAACAAGAATGAGTTGACAAAATACAATGGAGCCTTGACTTATGCATACGATGAAACAACCAAGGATGCTTGGGGTAACCCGGGAGTATGGCGTTATACTAACTTAGGTAAAGCTTCTACCGGTGGTGATACACGTAGGGCTGAAACACACATGATAGATGAATGGTATTTGCATAAACCATATCAAGGATCGGGTTCCTACTATAACACAGACGGAACTGTTAATCCTGCCGGTGGTCCGAAAGATGGTATGATTCGTACCAAAGCTGATTTGGATTGGGTAAATTCCATGATCGCTGCCGGATACTCTTTCAACCAAAAGAAAGTTGGTCCCGAGGCTGCTAATATTTGGTACGGACAAATCTTGATGTCGGATGAAAACAGCGACGGTATCTATGGGGGCACAGACGACAAGGTGTTCACTGGTAAATCTACAACTCCTAAATGGATCTTCGGTTTGAACTTGAATGCCGAATGGAAAGGTTTTGACCTTAGCATGAATTGGTCAGCTAGAGTGGGTTCATACCATTATATCAACGACCGTGGAGCCAACGGTTCTATCTTGAGTAATACAGGCGATACGATGCCGGCTGATGCATGGAATATGTTTTATTTTTACGATGCAGTTGCTGCTTACAACGATTTCAAAGGACTAGGAGCAGCATACGATCCAGCTACAGACCCAAATGCAAAAATCAATGCCAAGTATCCGCGTCTGCTTACAGGAAGCAGTATAATGACAAGCAACACTCTCTATTTGTACAATACTTCATATTTGAAACTGCAGTCGTTGCAAATAGGGTACTCTTTGCCTAAAAAATGGTTGGCTTCATCGGGCATCAGCAATATGCGCATCTTCATGGCAGGCGAAAATCTCCTTACCATAAAGTCTAAAGATTTCCCAGGAGTAGATCCAGAACTTGGAAGTTCGCTAGTTGTTTATCCTATCGCCAGACTATTGTCAGGTGGTGTTACAGTAACATTCTAA
- a CDS encoding FecR family protein yields the protein MEDLNIKYIENTLTPGELSHLRESVNKMSDTQLEDVMLDSWLSFNEGEYAECQDKVGKIEARLKNEIWTVPRVSLMNKILRIAAILLFPILMLSTFYFYKQSTLVSSNDMVIKTGKGERASLVLPDGTKVTLNSESALRYNSKSFNKNERNVSFDGEAFFNVFSNKEAPFIISTGEMHLQVLGTKFNLLSRVQSPVIEVSLLEGHVLLSSQISTKTQELFCSQKAIFDKLTGQFTVIKKENVHSEIGWLKGDLVFSNLPLQEVLKTIESSYDVKFVLKDCTNMAKDPFTGTLSNRNLNEVLDILQKSYGFKYSQLGNKITISFK from the coding sequence ATGGAAGATTTAAACATAAAATATATTGAAAACACATTAACTCCGGGAGAATTATCTCACTTAAGAGAATCCGTAAACAAAATGTCAGATACTCAGCTAGAAGATGTAATGTTAGATTCATGGCTTTCTTTCAATGAGGGGGAATATGCTGAATGTCAAGATAAAGTAGGTAAGATTGAGGCCAGATTAAAAAATGAAATTTGGACTGTTCCTCGTGTCTCGTTAATGAATAAGATACTTCGGATTGCAGCTATTTTGCTATTCCCAATATTGATGTTAAGTACATTCTATTTTTATAAACAGTCGACACTTGTTTCAAGTAACGATATGGTAATAAAAACAGGAAAAGGCGAACGTGCAAGTCTTGTTTTACCAGATGGCACTAAAGTAACTCTTAACTCTGAATCAGCTCTTAGATACAACTCTAAAAGTTTCAATAAAAATGAACGAAATGTTTCTTTCGATGGTGAAGCCTTTTTTAATGTGTTTTCAAATAAAGAGGCTCCATTTATTATTTCGACAGGAGAGATGCACTTGCAAGTTTTAGGTACCAAGTTTAATTTATTGTCACGCGTCCAATCGCCTGTAATTGAGGTGTCACTTCTAGAAGGACATGTCCTTCTATCATCACAAATATCGACCAAAACGCAAGAACTATTCTGTAGCCAAAAAGCAATATTTGATAAGCTTACAGGACAGTTTACTGTTATTAAAAAGGAAAATGTTCATTCCGAAATAGGATGGCTTAAAGGAGATTTAGTTTTTAGTAATTTACCATTGCAAGAAGTTTTAAAAACAATCGAATCGAGTTATGATGTTAAGTTTGTGTTAAAAGACTGTACCAATATGGCTAAAGACCCATTTACAGGGACATTGTCAAACAGGAATTTAAATGAAGTACTTGATATTCTTCAAAAAAGTTATGGTTTCAAATACTCTCAGCTAGGTAATAAAATCACAATATCTTTTAAGTAA
- a CDS encoding class II aldolase/adducin family protein produces the protein MINKEQINTFIQEAHRFGDEKLMLCSSGNLSWRVGSEAIVSGTGSWLPRISEEKIAICNIATGERLEGVRPSMESSFHLGILRERPDVNVVLHFQSEYATAVSCMKNKPINFNVTAEIPCHVGREIPIVPYYRPGSPELAKAVTEAMKEHNSILLTNHGQVVCGKDFDQTFERATFFEMACRIIIQSGGDYSVLTEQEIDDLEVYVLGKTAK, from the coding sequence ATGATCAACAAAGAACAAATCAACACTTTTATTCAAGAGGCACACCGATTTGGTGACGAAAAACTAATGCTTTGCAGCAGCGGCAACCTCTCTTGGAGGGTGGGCAGCGAAGCCATCGTTTCGGGAACCGGTTCCTGGCTTCCACGCATCTCTGAAGAAAAAATTGCTATCTGCAACATCGCAACCGGCGAACGGCTGGAGGGTGTCCGCCCCTCGATGGAAAGTTCGTTCCATTTAGGTATTCTTCGCGAACGTCCAGATGTAAATGTAGTACTTCATTTTCAGTCGGAATATGCAACTGCCGTATCGTGCATGAAAAACAAACCTATTAATTTCAATGTTACCGCAGAAATTCCGTGTCACGTGGGACGTGAAATTCCTATTGTACCCTATTATCGGCCAGGTTCACCCGAATTGGCAAAAGCGGTGACCGAAGCAATGAAAGAGCATAACTCCATATTACTCACCAATCACGGACAGGTGGTATGCGGAAAGGATTTCGACCAGACATTCGAACGCGCCACGTTCTTTGAAATGGCCTGTCGCATCATCATACAATCTGGCGGCGATTATTCTGTATTGACTGAACAGGAAATAGACGACCTTGAAGTATATGTTTTAGGAAAGACCGCAAAATAA